Proteins from a genomic interval of Diaphorobacter sp. HDW4A:
- a CDS encoding succinylglutamate desuccinylase/aspartoacylase family protein yields MTDTLKFELPAPDISAIRAGNTGTEGVWHFDSGKPGRHVLISALIHGNELCGAWALKGLLEADVKPEQGKLTLAFCNIDAFDQFDPLNHDASRFVEQDMNRQWSDERIDAADTAERRRAAALRPFIQQADWVLDLHSMHEPSAPLSLTGVQPRNLELAIQMRSPEHIVIDAGHKDGTRMRDYGRFNLPDAEAGDSRTLLIECGFHGDPQSRVVAQDMCARFLEASQIVSSNTLAARLPNWKQPDAPRQWALEVTGPVVAKSEHFTFTEPFTGLEVIEKAGTVIGNNDGEPVTTPYDDCVLVMPSTRQARNGVTVVRFARRRLVS; encoded by the coding sequence ATCAGCGCTATTCGCGCGGGCAACACCGGCACCGAGGGCGTGTGGCATTTCGACTCCGGCAAGCCCGGCCGCCACGTGCTGATCAGCGCCCTCATCCACGGCAACGAACTTTGCGGCGCATGGGCACTCAAGGGCCTGCTCGAAGCGGACGTAAAGCCCGAACAGGGCAAGCTCACGCTCGCGTTCTGCAACATCGACGCGTTCGACCAATTTGATCCGCTGAACCACGATGCCTCGCGCTTCGTCGAGCAGGACATGAACCGCCAGTGGAGCGACGAGCGCATCGACGCCGCCGACACCGCAGAACGCCGCCGCGCCGCTGCGCTGCGCCCGTTCATTCAACAAGCGGATTGGGTACTCGACCTGCACTCCATGCACGAGCCCAGCGCCCCGCTCTCGCTCACCGGCGTGCAGCCACGCAATCTGGAACTCGCCATACAGATGCGCTCGCCCGAGCACATCGTCATCGACGCAGGCCACAAGGACGGCACCCGCATGCGCGACTACGGCCGTTTCAATTTGCCCGACGCAGAGGCAGGCGACTCGCGCACGCTGCTCATCGAATGCGGCTTCCATGGCGACCCCCAAAGCCGCGTGGTCGCGCAAGACATGTGCGCACGCTTTCTGGAAGCCTCACAGATCGTCTCCAGCAACACGCTCGCAGCCCGACTCCCTAACTGGAAACAGCCCGACGCCCCCCGCCAATGGGCACTGGAAGTGACCGGCCCGGTAGTGGCCAAGAGCGAGCACTTCACCTTCACCGAGCCCTTCACAGGTCTTGAGGTCATCGAAAAAGCGGGCACCGTGATCGGCAACAACGACGGCGAACCCGTCACCACGCCCTATGACGACTGCGTCCTCGTCATGCCCTCCACCCGCCAAGCCCGCAACGGCGTGACGGTAGTACGCTTCGCGCGCAGACGCCTGGTCAGTTGA